The following DNA comes from Diceros bicornis minor isolate mBicDic1 chromosome 7, mDicBic1.mat.cur, whole genome shotgun sequence.
ACTCTTCTAGATTTATAACTTTTACTCTGTGACATGGGCAGTCACCCTCTCCTAGAATTTGGTCCCTTAGTTTTTGATTAGAAACCATCTTCTTGATTCCCAGTCCACCAAGTTGAACCTGCATTAAAGGCCATCACCACGTTGCTAGAGTGGCTGCTTCCAATTTTACTGGTGAGGGGAGTGCTTAAGTGAGTGAGATGGGAGAAGGATGGTTCTGCCCTGGAACACCcttcttctctctttgttttcccAGCAGTTATGATTGCATATGGCAGCAGTGGCCTTCTTTTTGTAGGCTGTTTGGGATGCTCTTTGTTATGTTTAGCTTATTAATACTCTAGTAAGGGAAAGTTCACATATATCAGTATCATGATAATGGTAAAGGCAGGTTCCACGGGTCCAGGTTGGGCTAGTCTCAGGCATTCCCAGTGTATACACTTTTTTATAGGAGGAGATATTGCAGGAAGAGCTGAATTGTTCTCTAACGTAGCCCTTTTTTCCTGTGTTCACAGCTTCCCTTAGAGAAGAATGACTCCTGGAAATGGTTCCTTGGTGACTGAATTCATTCTGGTGGGGTTAACAGACCGACCAGATCTCCAACTCCCCCTATTCTTCCTGTTTCTAGTAATGTATATGGTCACTGTGTTGGGAAATTTGGGCTTGATTACTCTAATTGGGCTGAATTCACACCTACACACCCCCATGtacattttcctctttaatttgtCTTTCATAGACCTCTGCTATTCTTCAGTATTTACACCAAAAATGCTGACAAATTTCTTATCAAAAAAGAATATTATCTCTTACGTGGGATGCATGACTCAGctctactttttctgtttttttgtcatttctgaATGCTATGTGCTGACATCAATGGCCtatgatcgctatgtggccatctgtaacCCACTTTTGTATAATGTTGCCATGTCCCCTAAAGTATGCTCTGGCCTTATGCTTGGTTCATACTTGATGGCATTTTCTGGTGCCATGGCCCACGCCGGATGCATGCTGAGACTGACCTTCTGTGATGCAAACACCATCAACCACTACTTGTGTGACATCCTCCCTGTGCTCCAGCTCTCCTGCACGAGCACCTACATCAATGAGCTGGTAGTATTCATTGTGGGGGGCATCAACATCATTGTGCCCAGTCTcaccatctttgtctcttatggTTTCATCCTTTCCGGCATCCTCCACATCAGCTCCATTGAGGGCAGGTCCAAAGCCTTCAGCACCTGTAGATCCCACATAATTGCTGTTTCTCTGTTCTTTGGATCAGGGGCAATTATGTATCTCAAACCATCTTCTGCTGTGTCTATGGAGGAGGGAAAAATCACTTCTGTCTTTTATACTAATGTGGTTCCTATGATGAACCGCTTAGTCTACAGTTTGAGAAACAAAGATGTTAAAATTACTCTGAGAAAAACCCTGAGGAGCAGAAAATTTTGATTAGAATCAGTGTCTCTCTGTGCAGGTAGTCAGAGGACAGGGAGATTCCTTGATGTGActcaaaatacaaatgaaatgtttctcttcagaaaaaaatattccttctttaaaattgttacattcttgggccggccccgtggcttagcggttaagtgcgcgctctctgctgctggcggcctcggttcggatcccgggcgcgcactgacgcaccgcttctccggccatgctgaggccgcgtcccacatgcggcaactagagggctgtgcaactatgacatacaactatctactggggctttggggggaaaataaataaataaatctttaaaaaaaaaaattgttacgtTCTTTTAGCATAATTTGGAAAATGTTAATCAGAAAAACAGATGTCTAGGCAGATTGTAAAAGTTAAGGGTGGTGAAGTTTTAATAGAGGctatttagttttttgtttagtgCATTTAATGTCTGTGTAGTTATTTAGACTTCTTTCAAACAAGAGGGATATGTCAGAGGAAATAAGTCTGGTGTTTTACATGCACAACATAGAGTTGTTGTTTGtagttttttgttctatttcttataTGAAATGCGATAAAAGGAGTTACGAGGGAAAGTGTAATTCTGTTGAAGTTGTCACAGCTGAGAGTCAAACAGGTAAGCCATTGAATATGTCTGTGCCTGTGTACTAGGAAGGGCATTTTTGTAGTTCAGTGTGAAAACTTAGATATTCTGGACAGTAACAGAAAACGGTCCCCTTAGTTAAAGCATAAAGAAAATTTCCTGACTACATGCTTAATTTCTTTAATGCAAACTTTCTCTGAGCAAGCTGCTGTTTTGCTCAGGATCAGGTTTGGAATGAGCATGATCAGGGTGCACTGTGGTTAAGAGCTGAAGAAGACTAGAAGTAAAAGAAATTTTGAGTTCTATATCCTTTTAATTCCCGAACACCTCACCTTTATTGAACCCCATCCTCCAGTCCTCTTTGCACTCCATCCCTGcgcgtgcacacgcacacacacacacacacacaaacgtatACACACACTGTGACTTCAAGTCTTGTATTTTATGAGATCACTGCCTAACACTGACTGCATGGCACGGGACTGACTTTTAATCTTTGCAAGCACATTCAGGTACATGGTTCCAAGTTCCAGCTCCAGAGAGGCAGGGCTGAGCAGGAAGTACTTGTTGAGTCCAGTAAGAAGAAATGGTTATTGattcatttatctatttaattacgtaaaaacaacaaacaaaacacacatttgATAGCTGCTAAGTGTCTGGCAATGTGTACAATGTGCTGCATGTCACAAACATAAATAAGGCACACTAAGAGAAAGATATAAAGGTATATTTTAACATTACAACACAGTAGAATTACATGCTACACATGTATAGAATCTAAAACAGTCTTATATACTCAAAACTATTACTGAAAATTGATTATGGCGAGTTAATGTCCATATTGGGGATAGACATGGTATTTTTCCATAAGTCTGGCACAGTCGGTTTTTCTTTCTAGCATTGGGACATTTCACTATATTTTCAGCTGAGCATCAGATGAAGTACTTGGTTTATAAGCAGggcttttttttgttaaaaatatgcaCCTTTAAACACTAAAATCTCACTAAGTGTCGGAAGATTTAAATTCGGAGATAGAGATTCCCGTATTCTTCAGTGAGCAGGAGGGCTGGAGAAAGCATCTGGACTGTGTAAAGTCTCTCTCTGGCATAAAGTTGAATAGACCCACTTCAAATATTAATATAGAGAATGTACAGGGTGTTATGATGGCTCTTAGAAGTCGTGTTGTAGTTTTCTCTGCACTGTCACCTCGGTCCGTCTATGCTCTCCTCAGGGAAGAACTGCAAAGTAAATGGGGAAGGGGATCCTagttcccatttcatagatgatgaAACTAATGCACAGAGATGTTTATGGCTTGTTCTAAATCACAATTTATACGTGGTAGAGCTGAGACTAGGACTAGGGCGTTTTGATTCTAAATCtatgaggtttttaaaaattaaacaaaatttaccataattttaaaaattagtgaaaCATGAACAATTGTTTCAGTGAATAAAAATTCTTCTGACACAAATAAAGCAAAATACTCAAAGAAGAAGAATGGCTATAAAGTACCTTTCACATTTTATTGACAGCCATTGCCTAATTTAGAATAGCTAGATATATTAGTGGTTATATTCTTACTTCATACTGCCCTAACAGTCAATGGAAACACATAAGTGTAGTCTATAGTAATCATTATTGTTAGTAGTGTTTTCTAAGTGTCAGAGTCAGCAGTAAGCTCTTATATTCAAGATCCTATTGAATCTTCACACCAATGATCTTGGTAGGCACCAATGTGATTAGCCGATTCAGGCAGAGATTGCTAGCTGTTCACCTCCTCTTCCAGAGCCCACATTTCCCAGTCATTCTTGCAGTAAGATGTAACATGTGACTGAGATCTGTGGCCACCATTCCCAGGCCATGGTGTGTCCTTTCCACATTCTCTTTGTGCTGGATACAGATGACCATGAGGCCCTGCTTGGGTGTAACGCTATAAAGAAAAGCCAGAGATGGAACGCAATAGAGTTAAGACGGAGAATGGAAGAATGGAAAGAGCTACCATCAAGTAGGGGCACATAGAGGGCTCTGAAGTGCTggcagtaattgttttatagatgcGAATGGTGATTATAAGCTGttcattttataataaacatttgaaatatatattttatagacctttatatatgtattgatgaTAAATTTCACAGTAAACTGTCACAAAACTTTGATTATACTTCTACTTAACTGAACATTAAACCAATTCATAAGCAAAAATTGAGAATAACAATCCGAGTATATGGGAACAGCCTTCCTAGTACACATTGGCTCACACAGAAGATGCCATCAGGGATTGAGTAACACGTAAAAAGCATTCCAGACCAGTCCAGGGCAGAGATAATCCCTTTACCACAGTCAATGAAGAATTTCCACCAGTGTCTGTGGGAGGAAGAGAGTCAATGTACAATCGCGTTTTATAGATTTGTAATAGGTATATAACATTAAATTTGGTTGAATGGCATCGTAAAGAGGGTATAGTTCTCattccattctatataatttaattttctcaaaCCTTTCTACTTTCTTCATAAAGTCTTTCCTTAGAGAACTTCTCCAGGGATTATTTTTAACAGCTCTATGATTAAAAGAATTTGAAGACAggtaaatataaagatattttgacATAAAAAAAACACTGTGCTTCAATCTCCAGAGTGTTATAAAACATAATGATTGAATCAGAATGAGGTATCACAATTGTAATTCAAGTTTAGAAATGATTCAGCAGTATCTTAGTGCTCTAACCCAGAA
Coding sequences within:
- the LOC131408315 gene encoding olfactory receptor 8B3-like — encoded protein: MTPGNGSLVTEFILVGLTDRPDLQLPLFFLFLVMYMVTVLGNLGLITLIGLNSHLHTPMYIFLFNLSFIDLCYSSVFTPKMLTNFLSKKNIISYVGCMTQLYFFCFFVISECYVLTSMAYDRYVAICNPLLYNVAMSPKVCSGLMLGSYLMAFSGAMAHAGCMLRLTFCDANTINHYLCDILPVLQLSCTSTYINELVVFIVGGINIIVPSLTIFVSYGFILSGILHISSIEGRSKAFSTCRSHIIAVSLFFGSGAIMYLKPSSAVSMEEGKITSVFYTNVVPMMNRLVYSLRNKDVKITLRKTLRSRKF